The following proteins come from a genomic window of Pseudomonas syringae:
- a CDS encoding aspartate kinase: protein MALIVQKFGGTSVGSVERIEQVADKVKKFREAGDDLVVVLSAMSGETNRLIELARQISDQPVPRELDVIVSTGEQVTIALLAMALIKRGVPAVSYTGNQVRILTDSAHNKARILQIDDQKIRSDLKAGRVVVVAGFQGVDEHGNITTLGRGGSDTTGVALAAALKADECQIYTDVDGVYTTDPRVVAQAQRLDKITFEEMLEMASLGSKVLQIRAVEFAGKYNVPLRVLHSFKEGPGTLITIDEEETMEQPIISGIAFNRDEAKLTIRGVPDTPGVAFKILGPISAANIEVDMIVQNVSHDNTTDFTFTIHRNDYQAALQVLETTAREISAREVSGDTKIAKVSIVGVGMRSHAGVASRMFEALAKESINIQMISTSEIKVSVVIEEKYLELAVRALHTAFELDAPRQGE from the coding sequence ATGGCTTTAATCGTACAGAAATTTGGCGGCACCTCCGTGGGCTCTGTAGAGCGCATTGAGCAGGTGGCCGACAAGGTCAAGAAATTCCGCGAGGCGGGCGACGACCTGGTGGTCGTGCTGTCGGCCATGAGCGGCGAAACCAATCGTCTGATCGAACTGGCCAGGCAGATCAGTGACCAGCCGGTTCCCCGTGAACTGGACGTCATCGTCTCCACGGGCGAGCAGGTCACCATCGCGCTGCTGGCGATGGCGCTGATCAAGCGTGGCGTGCCTGCGGTGTCCTACACCGGTAACCAGGTGCGTATTCTCACCGACAGCGCGCATAACAAGGCGCGCATTCTGCAAATCGACGATCAGAAGATCCGCTCCGACCTGAAAGCGGGTCGTGTGGTGGTGGTTGCCGGTTTCCAGGGTGTCGACGAGCACGGCAATATCACCACGCTGGGTCGTGGCGGCTCCGATACCACGGGTGTGGCGCTGGCCGCTGCCCTGAAGGCGGATGAGTGCCAGATCTATACCGACGTCGATGGTGTCTACACCACCGATCCGCGTGTGGTGGCGCAGGCTCAGCGTCTGGACAAGATCACTTTCGAAGAGATGCTGGAAATGGCCAGCCTCGGTTCCAAGGTGTTGCAGATCCGTGCGGTCGAGTTCGCCGGCAAATACAACGTCCCGCTGCGCGTTCTGCACAGCTTCAAAGAGGGGCCGGGCACCCTTATTACCATTGATGAAGAGGAAACCATGGAACAGCCGATCATTTCCGGCATCGCTTTCAATCGCGATGAGGCCAAGCTGACCATCCGTGGTGTGCCAGACACCCCCGGTGTGGCGTTCAAGATTCTGGGCCCGATCAGTGCGGCGAACATCGAAGTGGACATGATCGTGCAGAATGTCTCGCACGATAACACCACCGATTTCACCTTCACGATCCATCGCAACGATTACCAGGCGGCCTTGCAGGTGCTTGAGACGACCGCGCGCGAAATCAGCGCCCGTGAAGTTTCCGGCGATACCAAGATCGCCAAGGTGTCGATCGTCGGCGTCGGCATGCGCTCGCATGCGGGCGTTGCCAGTCGCATGTTCGAAGCACTGGCCAAGGAGAGCATCAATATCCAGATGATCTCCACGTCAGAGATCAAGGTCTCTGTGGTCATCGAAGAAAAGTATCTGGAGTTGGCTGTGCGCGCATTGCACACGGCATTCGAGCTGGATGCTCCTCGGCAGGGTGAATGA